CAGCATCGGACCCCCTCGATGGTTTCGTAGCGGGGGTTGACCGGGTAGACTGCACCCGTGAAGCCTTTCAGCAGGTTGCGCAGGATGGCATTTCCGCCCTTCTGCGGGTTGGGGGTGGCCCCGATCAGGGCGATGCCCCGGGGTTGAAAGAAAAATTCCATGGGGTTGGCCTCCATTTTTGGGCAGCACCCGGCGCAGGCGCACCGTTGGGCGCCGGGTCGTTGGGTGTCATGGGTCGACTTCGGCTCACCTGCGGGCAGCCGTTCTCAAGTTGCAGCCCGCGGGGGTGCGGGAGAAGGCTCCCGGCAGCCGGCACCGCCGCCGTCTCAATCGGTCCGGATGCCGACCACCCCGGCGAAGAAGCAGGCCACCCAATGGCCGTCGGCCGCCTCGCGGAAGGACGGCACCCGTTTGCGGCAGACCTCCTTGGCAAAGAGGCATCGGGTGTGAAAGCGGCACCCCGGCGGGGGGTTGATGGGGCTGGGGACGTCGCCCCTTAAAATGATGCGCTCCCCCTTGAGGGTGGGATCGGGCATCGGCACCGCCGAGAGCAGCGCCTGGGTGTAGGGGTGAAGCGGCTGCCGATAGAGGGTCTCGCTGGCGGCCAGCTCCACGATCTGGCCGAGGTACATGACGGCCACCCGGTCGCTGACGTGCTCCACCACCCCGAGGTCGTGGGAGATGAACAGGTAGGTCAGCCCGAAGCGCTCCTGCAGGTCCTCCAGCAGGTTGATCACCTGGGCCTGAATGGAGACGTCCAGGGCCGAGACCGCCTCGTCGCAGACGATCAGCTTGGGATTGAGCGCCAGGGCCCGGGCGACCCCGATGCGTTGGCGCTGGCCGCCGGAGAACTGGTGCGGGTAGCGGCGCATCTGCTCCCGGCGCAAGCCGACGGTTTCCAGCAGCTCCAGCACGCGCGCCTCGCGTTCCCGGCGGCTTCGCAGGCCGTGGATCAGCAAGGGCTCGCCGACGATCTGGGCCACGGTTTTGCGGGGGTTGAGGGAGGAGAAGGGGTCCTGGAAGATGATCTGCATCTCCCGACGCATGCGGCGCATCCGGCCGCGCCCGAAGGCCAGCAGGTTCTCGCCTTCGAAAAAGAGCGCGCCGGCGGTGGGCTCCTCCAGGCGCAGGATGACCCGCCCGAAGGTGGTCTTGCCGCAGCCCGACTCTCCCACCAGGCCGACCGTCTCCCCCTTGCGAATGGCGAGGCTGACGTCGTCCACGGCCCGCACCGCCCCGACCTGCTTCATGAACACGCCGCCGCGGATGGGGAAGTGCTTGACGATGTGCTGGGCTTCGAGGAGGATTTCCGGGTTTTCAGGCGGATCAGGCATATTTCAGGCACCGTGCGATGTGGTTGGGCCCCACCGGAACCAACTGCGGCGCTACCCGGCGGCAGTCGGCGAAGACGTCCGGGCAGCGGTCGCTGAACAGGCAGCCCGGGGGCAGGTTGAAAAGCGAGGGCACCGTGCCGGGGATGGTGCTCAGGCGCCGCCCCCGGCTGCGGCTGCCGACCACCGGGATCGAGCGCATCAGGCCGATGGTGTAGGGGTGTTTGGGGCTGGCGAAGAGGGTTTCGACATCGGTGTATTCCACGACCTTGCCGGCGTACATGACCGCCACGTGCTGGGCCATCTCGGCGATCACCCCCAGGTCGTGGGTGATGAAGAGAATCGAGGCCCCGGTCTCGTTTTTGAGGGTGTTCATGAGGTCCAGGATCTGAGCCTGGATGGTGACGTCCAGCGCCGTGGTGGGCTCGTCGGCGATCATCAGCCGGGGGTTGCAGGCCAGCGCCATGGCGATCATGACCCGCTGGCGCATGCCGCCGCTCATCTGGTGGGGGTATTCCCGCAGGCGGCTGGAGGCCGCGGGGATGCCCACCAACTGGAACATCTCCACCACCCGCGCCATGGCGTCAGCCCGGCCCAGCCGCTGGTGCAGTCGGATCACCTCCGCCACCTGCTCGCCCACGGTGAAGACCGGGTTGAGCGAGGTCATCGGCTCCTGGAAGATCATCGAGATGCGGTTGCCCCGGATTTTGCGCATGCGCCCCTGGGACAGGCGCAGCAGGTCGGTGCCCTCGAAGAGGATCTGGCCGCCGACGATCCGGCCGGGCGGCACCGGGATCAGGCCGATGATGGCGTGCGCGGTGACGCTCTTGCCGCAGCCCGACTCGCCCACCAGCCCCAGGGTCTTGCCCGGCGCGATGGCCAGGCTGACGTCGTCGACGGCCTTGGCGACCCTGCCGCGGACGAAGAAGTGGGTTTGCAGGTGCCGGATTTCAAGAAGATTCGGTGGCGCCATGGTCAGTCTCGCAGGCGGGGGTCGAGGGCGTCCCGCAGGCCGTCGCCGAAGAGGTTGAAGCCCAGCACCGCCAGCAGGATCGCGATCCCCGGAAAGGTCATGACCCACGAGGCCCTCAGGATCAGGGCGCGGCTGTGGGCGATCATGGCCCCCCACTCCGGCGTCGGCGGCTGGGCGCCCAGGCCCAGAAAGCTCAGGGCGGCGGCGTCCAGGATGGCCGAGGCGAAGCTCAGGGTGGTCTGGACGATCAGGGGCCCCAAGCAATTGGGCAGGATCGCGATCAGGATGATCCGCCAGTCCCTGGCGCCCACGGCGCGTGCGGCGGTGACATAGTCTTTGCCGCACTCCTCCAGGACGCTGCCGCGCACGATGCGGGCAAAGCGCGGCACGTAGGTGATGCCGATGGCGATCATGGCGTTGCGCAGGCTGGGCCCCAGGTAGGCCACCACCACGATGGCCAGCAGGATGTAGGGAAAGGCCAGGATGATGTCCATGACGCGCATGATCACCCCGTCCCGAAAGCCCCGGTAGTAGCCCCCGATGGCGCCCAGCAGGGTGCCCAGGACGAAGGCCAGCCCCACGCTGGTGACCGCCACCAGCAGCGAGACGCGCGCGCCGTAGATCAGCCGCGAGAGGATGTCGCGGCCCAGGTCGTCGGTGCCGAGGATGTTTTTCCAGGTGCCGCCGGCGTGCCACACCGGCGGCTTGAGCTGGTCGTAGAGCGACGTCGCGAGGGGGTCGTGGGGGCTCAGCAGGGGCGCGCAGATCGCCGTCAGCACGAAGGCGATCACGATCACCAGCCCGGCCACGGCGGTCTTGTTGCGCCACAGCTGCTCCAACTGGTCCAGCAGTGGGTGGCGGCTGTCGGCGGCGTTCAGGGAGGCGTCGGCGGTCATGGCATCCGGGGGTTATTTGACGCTGATGCGCGGGTTGATGACGGCGTAGAGCACATCGACCATCAGGTTTATGACCACGAAAATGGCGGCGATGAACAGCGTGCCGCCCTGGATGACCATGTAGTCGCGCTGCATCACGGCGTCATACATCCACTTGCCGACGCCGGGCCAGGCGAAGATCGTCTCGGTCAGGATGGCGCCCCCCAGCAGCACCCCGAACTGCAGCCCGATGGTGGTCACCACCGGGATCAGGGCGTTGCGGAAGGCGTGCTTGAAGGTTACCGTGAACCCCGAGAGCCCCTTGGCCTTGGCGGTCTTGATGTAGTCTTGACGCAGGACCTCCAGCATGCTGGAGCGCGTCATGCGGGCGACGATGGCCGTCGGAATGGTGCTCAGGGTGACGGCCGGCATGATGATGTGCCAGAGGACGTCCCGCAAGGCGGCCCAGTTGCGGGTCAGGAGAGCGTCCAGGATATAGAAGTTGGTGATGGTCTGCAGCTCGATGCCGATGCTGAGCCGGCCGGAGAGCGGCAGCCAGCCCAGCTCCAGCGAGAAGATCAGCATGAAGACCAGGCCCAGCCAGAAAATCGGCATGCTGACCCCCACCAGGGCGCCCACCATGCTGAGGTAGTCGAAAACCGAGTATTGCCGGGTGGCGGAGACGATCCCGAAGAGGATGCCGAAAAAACAGCTGATCCCAAGCGCCACGATGGACAGCTCGATGGTGGCCGGAAAGCGCTGCTTGACCTCGTACCAGACCTTCTGGCGGGTCCAGATGGTTTCCCCCAGATCGCCCTTCAGCAGCCGCTTGAGGAACATGCCGTACTGCACGTGCAGGGGCTTGTCCAGGCCGAGATGTTTGCGGATCTCATGCAGGGCGCTGTCGGTGGCACGCTCGCCCAGCAAAAGCTCGGCGGGGTCGCCGGGGGTCAGGTGCAGCATCAAAAACACCAGGACCGAGACCCCCAGCAGGGTGGGAATCAGTATCAGGACTCGGCGGGTGATGTAGGCGAGCATGGCTTACCGTTTTCAGGGGTGCAGCGGCAGGCTTGCGGGGCCTGCCGCCGGCGACGACCGCAGAAGATGCATGCGGGGCGGCGGGTAACCGTCAGTCCGCGCCGCCCCGGCGCCTATTTCAGCCAGACGTTCTTCATGCGCACCGATGCGGTGGGGTGCAGCTTGAAGTTCATGACATTCTTGGTGTGCGGCCAGATCACGGTGGAGTGGGCGATGGAGATCGTCGCCACCTCGTCATAGATCAGCTGCTGGGCCTTTTTGTAGATCTCGGCGCGCTTGTCCTGGTCGATGGTCTGCTTGCCGGCCAGCATCAGCTGATGGTATTCCTCGTTTTTCCACTGGGTGCGGACCGAGGAGGATGCCAGGCCGTCGAAGAGCACGGCCAGGAAGTTGTCCGGGTCGCCGTTGTCACCGGTCCAGCCCAGCTGGAAGAGGTCCATGTCCTCGGGCTGCTCCCGCTGGCGTTTGAGGTAGGTGCCCCAGTCGTAGCTGACGATGCGCGCCTGGATCCCGACCTTGGCGAGATCCGAGATCATGGCCACGCCGACCTTGAGCCCCTCGGGATTGTACGGACGCGGCACCGGCATCGACCACAGGGTGATTTCGGGCAGCCCCTTGCCTTCGGGGTAGCCGGCTTTTTCCAGCTCCTGCTTGGCCAGTTCCGGGTCATAGGCAAAGCCCGGCACCGCCTCGTTGTAGCCCCACATGGTGGGCGGAATCGGGTTTTTGGCCACCTGTCCAAGGCCCTGGTAGATGTTGTCGACGATCGCCGTGCGGTTGATGGCGTGGGCTACCGCCCGGCGCAGGTGGACATTCTGCCACAGCGGTTTGGTGTGGTTGAAGGACAGGTAGCCGATGTTCATGCCCGGCTGAACGGCCAGCACCAGATTGGGGTCGCTCTTGGCCAGCGGGATGTCGGCGGGGTTGGGGAACTGGCAGATGTTGATGTTGCCGGTCTTGAGCTCCAGAAAACGCACCGAGTTTTCCGGGATCGCTCGGAACACCAGCTTGTCCAGATAGGGGCCGCCGGTTTTGTCCCAGTAGTCATCGAAGCGCTCCAGGGTGATGCGGTCGTCCTTAACCCAGTTGACGAACTTGAAGGGCCCGGTGCCCACCGGGTTGCGCAGGAACTCCTGGGGGTTTTTCAGAAAGGCCGTCGGGCTGATGATGTCGGCGAAGTCCATGCCCATGTTGGCCAGAAAGGGGGCCTCCAGGCGTTTGAGCTTGAAGACCACCGTGTGGGGGTCGACGGCTTCGATGCTCTCCACTGTGTCGTCCATTTCCATGGAAACCCAGTACTCGGGGGGGCGCTCCTGGGCCGGGATTTTGAAGCCCTCGCCGACGAACTTGACGTTGGGGGTCTTCATCATGCGCCCGATGGAGAAGACCACCGCGTTGGCGTCGAAGTCCGTGCCGTCATGGAACTTGACCCCCTTGCGCAGGTGAAAGGTGTAGGTCTTGCCGTCGTCTGAAATTTCCCAGGACTCGGCCAGGCCCGGCTCCAGCACGGTGGACTCGTCGGCATAGGCCACCAGCGCTTCGAAAACGTTGTCGCAGATCATGAAGGAGTTGCCGTCGGTT
This window of the Desulfobacteraceae bacterium genome carries:
- a CDS encoding dipeptide ABC transporter ATP-binding protein codes for the protein MPDPPENPEILLEAQHIVKHFPIRGGVFMKQVGAVRAVDDVSLAIRKGETVGLVGESGCGKTTFGRVILRLEEPTAGALFFEGENLLAFGRGRMRRMRREMQIIFQDPFSSLNPRKTVAQIVGEPLLIHGLRSRREREARVLELLETVGLRREQMRRYPHQFSGGQRQRIGVARALALNPKLIVCDEAVSALDVSIQAQVINLLEDLQERFGLTYLFISHDLGVVEHVSDRVAVMYLGQIVELAASETLYRQPLHPYTQALLSAVPMPDPTLKGERIILRGDVPSPINPPPGCRFHTRCLFAKEVCRKRVPSFREAADGHWVACFFAGVVGIRTD
- a CDS encoding ABC transporter ATP-binding protein, which produces MAPPNLLEIRHLQTHFFVRGRVAKAVDDVSLAIAPGKTLGLVGESGCGKSVTAHAIIGLIPVPPGRIVGGQILFEGTDLLRLSQGRMRKIRGNRISMIFQEPMTSLNPVFTVGEQVAEVIRLHQRLGRADAMARVVEMFQLVGIPAASSRLREYPHQMSGGMRQRVMIAMALACNPRLMIADEPTTALDVTIQAQILDLMNTLKNETGASILFITHDLGVIAEMAQHVAVMYAGKVVEYTDVETLFASPKHPYTIGLMRSIPVVGSRSRGRRLSTIPGTVPSLFNLPPGCLFSDRCPDVFADCRRVAPQLVPVGPNHIARCLKYA
- a CDS encoding ABC transporter permease, with the translated sequence MTADASLNAADSRHPLLDQLEQLWRNKTAVAGLVIVIAFVLTAICAPLLSPHDPLATSLYDQLKPPVWHAGGTWKNILGTDDLGRDILSRLIYGARVSLLVAVTSVGLAFVLGTLLGAIGGYYRGFRDGVIMRVMDIILAFPYILLAIVVVAYLGPSLRNAMIAIGITYVPRFARIVRGSVLEECGKDYVTAARAVGARDWRIILIAILPNCLGPLIVQTTLSFASAILDAAALSFLGLGAQPPTPEWGAMIAHSRALILRASWVMTFPGIAILLAVLGFNLFGDGLRDALDPRLRD
- a CDS encoding ABC transporter permease, giving the protein MLAYITRRVLILIPTLLGVSVLVFLMLHLTPGDPAELLLGERATDSALHEIRKHLGLDKPLHVQYGMFLKRLLKGDLGETIWTRQKVWYEVKQRFPATIELSIVALGISCFFGILFGIVSATRQYSVFDYLSMVGALVGVSMPIFWLGLVFMLIFSLELGWLPLSGRLSIGIELQTITNFYILDALLTRNWAALRDVLWHIIMPAVTLSTIPTAIVARMTRSSMLEVLRQDYIKTAKAKGLSGFTVTFKHAFRNALIPVVTTIGLQFGVLLGGAILTETIFAWPGVGKWMYDAVMQRDYMVIQGGTLFIAAIFVVINLMVDVLYAVINPRISVK
- a CDS encoding ABC transporter substrate-binding protein → MSKRLWIGVAVLVLLTAGAALAETPKKGGTLVFGRGGDSVGLDPAYETDGNSFMICDNVFEALVAYADESTVLEPGLAESWEISDDGKTYTFHLRKGVKFHDGTDFDANAVVFSIGRMMKTPNVKFVGEGFKIPAQERPPEYWVSMEMDDTVESIEAVDPHTVVFKLKRLEAPFLANMGMDFADIISPTAFLKNPQEFLRNPVGTGPFKFVNWVKDDRITLERFDDYWDKTGGPYLDKLVFRAIPENSVRFLELKTGNINICQFPNPADIPLAKSDPNLVLAVQPGMNIGYLSFNHTKPLWQNVHLRRAVAHAINRTAIVDNIYQGLGQVAKNPIPPTMWGYNEAVPGFAYDPELAKQELEKAGYPEGKGLPEITLWSMPVPRPYNPEGLKVGVAMISDLAKVGIQARIVSYDWGTYLKRQREQPEDMDLFQLGWTGDNGDPDNFLAVLFDGLASSSVRTQWKNEEYHQLMLAGKQTIDQDKRAEIYKKAQQLIYDEVATISIAHSTVIWPHTKNVMNFKLHPTASVRMKNVWLK